The proteins below are encoded in one region of Enhydrobacter sp.:
- a CDS encoding bacteriophage abortive infection AbiH family protein: MANWVLEEERSMTILYVIGNGFDRHHKMATSYVDFGEFLSCNHREVRRLLDNYFATYDEHFWHHFEEELAHFDVEMLVQDLEHFIVPYSADDWSDAYHHDYEYELDRAVEGLSKGLLAAFTDWVGQIALPYGLEEVPRARIDPLARFINFNYTRTLQELYGVPNDRVWHIHGVVGGAEPLVLGHAWLPSTAETQYAQLDLERDDTRVIGGALIIDSYFKKTFKPTANIIAENAARFASLHDVDDIRVLGHSLSDVDLPYLQAIASNVSPNAAWRISFHGEPTAVRQQFIKIASAKRATFWSLPEV, translated from the coding sequence ATGGCCAACTGGGTGCTTGAAGAAGAACGCTCAATGACAATCCTATATGTGATCGGAAACGGCTTTGATCGGCATCACAAGATGGCAACCAGCTACGTCGACTTCGGAGAGTTCCTAAGTTGCAACCATCGGGAAGTGCGCAGGCTACTAGACAACTATTTTGCGACGTACGATGAGCACTTCTGGCACCACTTCGAGGAAGAGTTGGCGCATTTCGATGTCGAGATGCTTGTCCAGGATCTCGAGCACTTCATTGTGCCATATAGCGCCGATGATTGGAGCGATGCTTACCACCACGACTACGAATACGAACTCGACCGCGCCGTGGAAGGCTTGTCCAAAGGCCTACTAGCGGCTTTCACGGACTGGGTGGGTCAGATCGCTCTCCCGTATGGCTTGGAGGAGGTGCCCCGGGCCCGAATCGACCCCCTCGCTCGGTTTATCAACTTCAACTACACTCGAACGCTGCAAGAACTATACGGCGTGCCGAATGACAGAGTTTGGCACATTCACGGTGTAGTGGGCGGAGCAGAACCGTTGGTACTGGGCCACGCTTGGCTCCCTAGCACTGCTGAAACGCAGTACGCGCAGCTAGATCTGGAACGGGACGATACCAGGGTCATCGGTGGCGCTCTCATCATCGATAGCTATTTCAAGAAGACCTTTAAGCCAACCGCTAACATCATTGCTGAGAACGCTGCGAGGTTCGCGAGTCTTCATGATGTGGACGACATTCGGGTGCTCGGTCACTCGCTCTCAGATGTCGATCTGCCTTACCTGCAAGCAATCGCATCGAATGTTAGTCCCAATGCAGCATGGCGGATCAGCTTCCACGGGGAGCCGACAGCCGTGCGACAGCAATTTATCAAGATCGCTTCCGCCAAGAGGGCCACCTTTTGGTCGTTGCCCGAGGTCTAG
- a CDS encoding recombinase family protein: MRRRNSQLPRAGKRSGREGRAAQYVRMSTEHQKYSTSNQADVIAKYAATHGFTICRTYADDGKSGLRVEGRDALQQLIADVQSGDADFEAILVYDVSRWGRFQNADESAHYEFICKEAGIAVHYCAEQFSNDGSLSATLIKSLKRAMAGEYSRELSAKVFAGQCRLVSLGYRQGGAPGYGLRRKLIDEHHNTKSLLRRGERKSLQTDRVILMPGPPEEVEVVRRIFQLFTVAGRSEVEIAESLNAQGLTTDLGRQWTRGVVHQILTNEKYIGNNVYNRISFKLKQTRIRNPEDMWIRAERAFEAVVDPAVFRAARSIIEERSRQLTDEEMLQLLSSTFSKERMLSSLIIDEADGMPSSSAYRQRFGSLVRAYRLVGYVPGRDYTYIETNRALRTVYSDVIAQTMATIEAMGSLVLRDPETDLLRINDEFNASIVIARCQQTGAGALRWKVRFDAGLNPDITLVVRMAPSNEAIQDHYLLPRIDFQQSMLRLREDNGVFLDAYRFDSLDALAVLSQRIQIEEAA; the protein is encoded by the coding sequence GTGCGTAGGCGCAACTCTCAGCTACCTCGCGCAGGCAAGCGGTCCGGCAGGGAAGGCCGGGCCGCGCAGTACGTACGCATGTCCACGGAGCATCAGAAATACTCGACGTCGAACCAGGCCGATGTGATCGCAAAGTATGCTGCCACGCACGGCTTCACGATCTGCCGGACCTACGCAGACGACGGCAAGAGCGGATTGCGCGTTGAGGGCCGAGACGCGCTTCAGCAGCTGATTGCCGATGTCCAGTCGGGCGACGCCGACTTCGAGGCGATCCTTGTATATGACGTGAGTCGCTGGGGCCGCTTCCAGAACGCAGACGAGAGCGCGCACTACGAGTTCATCTGCAAGGAGGCCGGCATCGCCGTCCACTACTGCGCGGAGCAGTTCTCCAACGACGGCAGCCTCTCCGCCACGCTCATCAAAAGCCTGAAACGGGCCATGGCGGGCGAGTACAGCCGCGAGCTCTCAGCCAAGGTATTCGCCGGTCAGTGCCGCCTCGTGTCGCTTGGGTATCGTCAGGGCGGAGCACCGGGCTACGGGTTGCGAAGGAAGCTCATTGACGAGCACCACAACACTAAATCCCTGCTGCGACGCGGCGAGCGCAAGAGCTTGCAAACGGACAGGGTCATCCTCATGCCAGGACCGCCGGAGGAGGTCGAGGTCGTGCGCAGGATCTTTCAGCTGTTCACGGTTGCCGGGCGCTCGGAGGTCGAGATCGCGGAAAGCCTCAATGCCCAAGGCCTGACGACTGACCTCGGCAGGCAATGGACGCGCGGTGTCGTGCATCAGATTCTGACCAACGAGAAGTACATAGGGAATAACGTCTACAACCGGATATCATTCAAGCTGAAGCAGACGCGCATCCGCAATCCAGAGGATATGTGGATTCGGGCCGAACGAGCGTTCGAGGCAGTGGTTGACCCTGCCGTATTCAGAGCGGCACGCAGCATCATCGAAGAGCGCAGCCGGCAGCTGACCGACGAAGAGATGCTCCAGTTGCTCAGCAGCACCTTCTCGAAAGAGCGCATGCTGTCGTCGCTGATCATCGACGAAGCGGACGGGATGCCGTCCAGCTCCGCATATAGGCAACGGTTTGGCAGCCTCGTACGCGCCTATCGGCTGGTCGGCTACGTGCCGGGACGAGACTACACTTATATTGAAACAAACCGGGCACTGCGAACGGTCTACAGCGATGTCATTGCGCAGACGATGGCCACGATCGAGGCGATGGGCAGCCTCGTGCTGCGCGATCCCGAAACCGATCTGCTGAGGATCAACGACGAGTTCAATGCCTCGATCGTGATCGCTCGCTGCCAGCAAACGGGCGCTGGCGCCTTGCGCTGGAAGGTTCGCTTCGATGCAGGGCTCAACCCGGACATCACCCTGGTCGTGCGAATGGCTCCGTCAAACGAAGCAATACAGGACCATTACCTGCTCCCGAGGATCGACTTTCAGCAATCCATGCTGCGCCTGCGAGAAGACAACGGCGTTTTCCTTGACGCTTATCGCTTCGATTCACTCGATGCCCTGGCGGTGCTGAGCCAGAGAATCCAGATAGAGGAGGCTGCATGA
- a CDS encoding plasmid partitioning protein RepB C-terminal domain-containing protein, translated as MTDDVPEIRHLPIASITVLNPRSRNRRVFNELVASISKLGLKKPITVSRSGAETYHLVCGQGRLEAFAALGQTHIPAVVIDASKEDCYLMSLIENIARRNHTPLELMQEIGRLKKRGYTTAQIAEKTGFSQEYAYAICYLLDHGEERLLAAVDRGVLPASIAMEIARAKDGDVQDALAEAYEKGTLPGNQIIAIRRIIDQRNAIGKGVHSIAQSHQKPTKKVTAVSLVRAYRKETQRQALLVKKATLTQGRLVFIVSALRKLLQEDSFITVLKAEGLHTLPRPLAQRLGH; from the coding sequence ATGACTGATGACGTTCCGGAGATCCGGCATCTGCCGATCGCTTCGATCACGGTTCTCAATCCCCGTTCGCGCAATCGCCGCGTGTTCAACGAACTGGTGGCAAGCATCTCCAAGCTGGGCCTGAAGAAGCCCATCACTGTCAGCCGCTCGGGCGCTGAAACCTACCACCTCGTATGTGGCCAAGGCCGCCTGGAGGCCTTCGCAGCCTTGGGCCAAACCCATATCCCGGCCGTCGTCATCGACGCATCGAAGGAAGATTGCTACCTGATGAGTCTCATCGAGAACATCGCACGGCGCAATCACACGCCCCTCGAGCTGATGCAGGAGATCGGCCGGCTGAAGAAGCGCGGGTACACGACCGCCCAAATCGCGGAAAAGACAGGCTTCAGCCAGGAATATGCATACGCGATCTGCTACCTGCTCGACCACGGCGAAGAGCGGTTGCTCGCGGCCGTCGATCGCGGCGTGCTTCCCGCCTCAATCGCAATGGAAATCGCGCGTGCCAAGGATGGCGACGTCCAGGATGCACTGGCCGAGGCGTACGAGAAAGGCACACTGCCCGGAAATCAGATAATTGCGATCCGCCGGATCATCGACCAACGGAATGCGATCGGCAAAGGCGTCCATAGCATCGCGCAGAGCCACCAGAAGCCGACGAAGAAAGTTACGGCAGTCTCGCTCGTGCGGGCTTACCGGAAAGAAACACAACGGCAGGCGTTGCTGGTCAAGAAGGCAACGCTAACCCAAGGCCGTCTTGTCTTCATCGTCTCGGCCCTGAGAAAGCTTCTGCAAGAAGACTCATTCATAACCGTACTTAAGGCGGAAGGGCTTCATACCTTGCCTCGACCACTGGCCCAGCGCCTCGGTCACTAG
- a CDS encoding plasmid partitioning protein RepB C-terminal domain-containing protein has product MQLNDVRIAFEKRIAVLSIDAVLPARRVPDNVRKSVKYRKIARSISEIGIVEPIVVAPLNVESGQHVILDGHIRFEVLKGVGAQEVKCLIASDDEGFTYNKRVNRLSTIQEHYMLMRALDRGVSEERLAKSLDVDVKHLRKRRTMLDGIAPEVIELLKDRTVSPITFEALRKMKPMRQIAAVELMESAANFSSSYAKAILAATRQADLAKPDKPKAVHGMTPEQMSRMEREMEALQQEFKAVEATYGDDVLLLVIATGYLSKLVGNRKVERYLSHNQPEILSEFRSIITAAAPERLSATAPI; this is encoded by the coding sequence ATGCAACTCAACGACGTTCGCATCGCTTTTGAGAAGCGCATTGCAGTGCTTTCGATCGACGCAGTCCTGCCCGCGCGGCGCGTTCCGGACAACGTCAGGAAGTCTGTGAAGTATAGAAAAATCGCCCGATCGATCAGTGAGATCGGCATTGTCGAGCCGATCGTCGTCGCGCCTCTCAATGTCGAGAGCGGCCAGCATGTCATCCTTGACGGGCATATACGCTTCGAGGTCCTGAAAGGTGTTGGCGCACAAGAAGTGAAATGCCTCATCGCAAGTGACGACGAGGGTTTCACATACAACAAGCGTGTGAACCGGCTGTCGACGATTCAGGAGCACTACATGCTGATGCGTGCCCTGGATCGTGGCGTTTCCGAAGAGAGACTGGCGAAATCGCTCGATGTCGACGTCAAGCACCTGCGTAAGCGGCGGACAATGCTCGACGGCATTGCTCCGGAAGTGATCGAGCTGCTCAAGGACCGGACGGTCAGTCCAATCACGTTCGAGGCGCTCCGAAAGATGAAGCCGATGCGGCAGATAGCGGCGGTCGAGCTGATGGAGTCCGCCGCGAATTTCTCGAGCAGCTATGCCAAGGCTATCCTGGCAGCCACAAGACAGGCAGACCTAGCCAAGCCGGACAAGCCGAAGGCCGTCCACGGCATGACCCCGGAGCAAATGTCCCGGATGGAGCGGGAAATGGAGGCTCTTCAACAAGAGTTCAAGGCGGTCGAAGCCACCTACGGCGACGATGTCCTGCTGCTGGTGATCGCGACTGGATATCTTTCGAAGCTCGTTGGAAACCGGAAGGTGGAGCGGTACCTGTCCCACAATCAACCTGAAATCCTCAGCGAGTTCCGGTCCATCATTACGGCGGCGGCGCCGGAGCGGCTGAGCGCAACGGCCCCTATATAG
- a CDS encoding recombinase family protein, with product MKPVARRCAIYTRKSTEEGLDQAFNSLDAQREACEAYIKSQAHEGWKLVKGAYDDGGFSGGNIDRPGLQRLMAEVKQGLVDVVVVYKVDRLTRSLADFAKIVEVLDTHGASFVSVTQQFNTTTSMGRLTLNVLLSFAQFEREVTGERIRDKIAASKRKGMWMGGTPPLGYEIKDRQLVVNEQDADTVRLIYRRYLELGCVRSLAMNLRGNGFVSKVTVSRRSRQHGGQPFGRGALYHLLRNRLYPGEITHKGQAYPGQHPAIVPAELWDEVQRTLAANRSQHLRARAERVTHLLAGRLRDEAGNPMIPTYTRKANGQQYRYYVSQGLLDPAKGSIGSVTRVPAEAVERLVEEEVIRRLSPTEQKRWKSSALADRAERLRMLVANVVVREREIEICLSDDADGALADTVPGSGPAGGERVIKLPVAIKVTAGGKSIVTLDGRGPEESHFDRALLRAVARANHWRELLEAATARSAYDLARLEGCRVSYVQRHLPLAFLAPDIVEAIIAGRQPRSWMLADLVTDQASMSWAGYRSA from the coding sequence ATGAAGCCCGTCGCCCGCCGCTGCGCCATCTATACCCGCAAGTCGACCGAGGAGGGGCTCGATCAGGCGTTCAATTCCCTGGACGCGCAGCGGGAGGCTTGCGAGGCCTATATAAAGAGTCAGGCGCACGAAGGCTGGAAGCTGGTGAAGGGCGCCTATGACGATGGCGGCTTCTCTGGCGGCAACATAGACCGGCCGGGCCTTCAGCGGCTCATGGCAGAGGTGAAGCAGGGACTGGTCGATGTCGTGGTCGTCTACAAGGTCGACCGTCTGACCCGGTCGTTGGCGGATTTCGCCAAGATCGTCGAAGTGCTGGACACCCACGGCGCGTCGTTCGTGTCGGTCACCCAGCAGTTCAATACCACGACCTCGATGGGCCGCCTGACCCTGAATGTGCTGCTGTCATTCGCCCAGTTCGAGCGCGAGGTCACGGGCGAGCGCATCCGCGACAAGATCGCGGCCTCCAAGCGCAAAGGAATGTGGATGGGCGGCACGCCGCCGCTCGGCTACGAGATCAAGGATCGCCAGCTCGTCGTGAATGAACAAGATGCCGACACTGTCCGGCTGATCTACCGGCGGTATCTGGAACTGGGCTGCGTGCGGTCGCTGGCCATGAACCTGCGTGGCAACGGCTTCGTCAGTAAGGTCACGGTATCCCGGCGCAGCAGGCAGCATGGTGGGCAGCCGTTCGGGCGGGGCGCCCTCTATCATCTGCTGCGGAACAGGCTCTACCCGGGTGAGATTACCCACAAGGGGCAGGCCTATCCCGGCCAACATCCGGCGATCGTGCCGGCCGAGCTATGGGACGAAGTACAGCGGACCCTGGCGGCGAACCGATCGCAGCATCTCCGTGCCCGGGCGGAGAGGGTCACGCACCTTCTGGCGGGCCGGCTGAGAGATGAAGCCGGCAATCCCATGATCCCGACCTACACCCGCAAGGCCAACGGCCAGCAGTACAGGTACTACGTGAGCCAAGGGTTGCTTGATCCGGCAAAGGGCTCCATCGGATCGGTGACGCGTGTTCCAGCGGAAGCCGTCGAACGGCTTGTGGAAGAAGAAGTCATCCGCCGCTTGTCTCCGACCGAGCAGAAGAGATGGAAGTCGAGTGCGCTCGCAGACCGTGCCGAACGATTGCGGATGCTTGTTGCCAATGTCGTCGTCCGAGAGCGTGAGATCGAGATTTGTCTATCGGATGATGCGGATGGGGCGCTCGCCGACACGGTCCCAGGCAGTGGCCCGGCAGGAGGCGAGCGAGTGATCAAGCTTCCTGTCGCCATAAAGGTTACTGCGGGCGGCAAGTCGATCGTTACCCTGGACGGGCGTGGCCCTGAGGAGAGCCACTTCGACCGCGCCCTCTTGCGCGCTGTGGCGCGCGCCAACCATTGGCGCGAGCTTCTTGAAGCTGCAACGGCCCGGTCGGCATATGATCTGGCCCGACTTGAAGGTTGCCGGGTGAGCTACGTTCAGCGGCACTTGCCGCTCGCGTTCCTGGCGCCAGATATCGTCGAGGCAATCATCGCCGGAAGGCAACCGCGCTCCTGGATGCTGGCCGATCTCGTGACTGACCAGGCTAGCATGAGCTGGGCGGGATACCGGTCGGCCTGA
- a CDS encoding DUF2924 domain-containing protein, whose translation MPITPDPALEAEIARLDSLNLQELRRYWAERLGPVPDHRSADLMRRRIAYALQVRAYGGLKPETKRRLRELHKAFTADPAYTPVPNYGLKPGTMLTREWKGVTHRVGVMDEGFEYKGQRYKSLSEIATLITGTKWSGPVFFGVRESRR comes from the coding sequence GTGCCAATTACACCCGATCCCGCCCTGGAGGCTGAGATTGCCCGACTGGACAGCCTCAATCTCCAGGAGCTGCGACGGTACTGGGCTGAGCGCCTCGGCCCCGTTCCAGACCATCGAAGCGCGGACCTGATGCGCCGCCGGATCGCCTACGCGCTACAGGTCCGGGCCTATGGGGGCCTCAAGCCGGAAACCAAGCGGCGGCTGCGAGAGCTGCACAAGGCCTTCACGGCCGATCCGGCCTACACGCCCGTGCCGAACTATGGATTGAAGCCCGGCACGATGCTGACCCGGGAATGGAAGGGCGTGACCCACCGGGTCGGCGTGATGGACGAGGGCTTCGAGTACAAGGGGCAGCGCTACAAGTCCCTGTCCGAGATCGCCACCCTGATCACCGGCACCAAGTGGTCCGGACCGGTGTTCTTCGGCGTCCGGGAGAGTCGGCGATGA
- a CDS encoding DUF3489 domain-containing protein yields the protein MSKPKSRTAKKAASKTAGAARPTSKLGQLQAMLQRPEGATIAQLSKALDWQAHSVRGAMSGSLKKKQGLKITASKEEGAERVYRIAG from the coding sequence ATGAGCAAGCCAAAGAGCCGTACCGCCAAGAAGGCAGCATCGAAAACCGCGGGCGCCGCCCGCCCGACGTCCAAGCTCGGCCAGCTGCAGGCGATGCTGCAGCGCCCCGAGGGCGCCACCATCGCCCAACTCTCCAAGGCCCTGGACTGGCAGGCGCACAGCGTCCGCGGCGCCATGTCGGGCAGCCTGAAGAAGAAGCAGGGCCTCAAGATCACCGCCAGCAAAGAGGAGGGAGCCGAGCGGGTCTATCGCATCGCCGGGTGA
- a CDS encoding DUF5681 domain-containing protein → MMPEKSNEGVGYGRPPKQHQFKKGQSGNPRGRPKKSGRKPKPGEIDIAAVLNAEFTLPDGERKMSAYEVVCRGLATRAVNERNLRAAIQFVKRCEVYKVIRTPPRRRTHGVLVVPPGATREEIDRQLYEEEVPRPKRTGKNADRVAILETVAYERAGEGKNKQTTFELVVRVIQRHAFAGNVTAVRMLDELHDRYDQPADTSKGGFLLVPGMAKNVEEFNKMADEQQRQFREVQDNEEKPQEVPPIERKGPSNRS, encoded by the coding sequence ATGATGCCTGAAAAGAGCAACGAGGGGGTCGGCTACGGCCGGCCCCCCAAACAGCACCAATTCAAGAAGGGCCAATCCGGCAATCCGCGAGGCCGGCCGAAGAAGTCTGGCCGCAAGCCGAAGCCCGGTGAGATCGACATCGCGGCCGTGCTCAATGCCGAGTTCACCCTGCCGGACGGCGAGCGCAAGATGAGCGCCTATGAAGTCGTTTGCCGGGGCCTTGCGACGCGGGCTGTGAATGAGCGCAACCTTCGTGCGGCCATCCAGTTCGTGAAGCGCTGCGAGGTCTACAAGGTCATCCGAACTCCACCGCGCCGCAGGACGCATGGGGTCCTCGTCGTTCCACCCGGCGCGACACGGGAAGAGATCGACCGACAGCTCTATGAAGAGGAGGTGCCGCGTCCCAAGAGGACAGGCAAGAACGCGGATCGAGTAGCAATATTGGAGACTGTTGCGTACGAGCGCGCGGGCGAAGGCAAGAACAAGCAGACCACGTTCGAGTTGGTGGTCCGTGTCATCCAGAGGCATGCGTTTGCGGGCAACGTCACCGCGGTCCGCATGCTCGATGAATTGCATGACCGCTACGACCAGCCGGCAGATACCAGCAAGGGCGGATTCCTGCTCGTTCCGGGCATGGCGAAGAACGTGGAGGAGTTCAACAAGATGGCGGACGAGCAACAGCGCCAATTCCGGGAAGTGCAGGACAATGAGGAAAAGCCTCAGGAGGTGCCGCCAATCGAGCGGAAAGGGCCCTCTAATCGCTCTTGA
- a CDS encoding DNA methyltransferase produces MKDNSMVAPDSGSMPRIEMVPIAVLKPHPDNPRKHGKKQIRKLVESIREFGFKSVIVIDRDSTIINGHGRVEAAKIAGLDKLPAMRCEDLTDAQITALRVLDNRLPQMAEWDLLLLGKTFQGLIDQGPKLDFDLTITGFDHAEIDNILEGLKPAKAEEPEAIPQLAEGPAVTRRGDLWAIGPHRLLCGDATDPRDYATLLGDRKANAVFVDPPYNVKIDGHVSGLGKNQHREFVMASGEMSSKEFREFLRKALTNLAASSVDGALNYIAMDWRHEIDVHAASEGVYSKHVNTCVWFKKNAGMGSFYRSQHEFFLVFRVGDAQHQNHVQLGAHGRNRSNVWNYAGMNSFAKGRDEKLASHPTVKPVALVADAIRDCSKRRDIVLDSFAGSGTTLVAAHRTGRRGFGMELDPKYCDLILKRLREEMKVEPVLLPLGDKFSDVARERALEREPAAKCDSDQTPLDEGSR; encoded by the coding sequence TTGAAGGACAATTCAATGGTGGCACCAGATTCGGGCTCGATGCCCCGAATCGAGATGGTGCCAATCGCGGTGCTGAAGCCGCATCCGGATAATCCGAGGAAGCACGGCAAGAAGCAGATCCGGAAGCTCGTCGAGAGCATCCGCGAGTTCGGCTTCAAGAGCGTGATCGTGATCGATCGCGATAGCACCATCATCAATGGGCACGGCCGCGTTGAAGCTGCGAAGATCGCTGGTCTCGACAAGCTTCCGGCCATGCGGTGCGAGGACCTGACCGACGCCCAGATCACCGCCCTGAGGGTGCTCGACAACCGGCTGCCTCAAATGGCGGAATGGGACTTGCTGCTTCTCGGCAAGACTTTCCAGGGGTTGATCGACCAGGGTCCAAAGCTCGACTTCGACCTGACGATCACGGGCTTCGATCACGCCGAGATCGACAACATCCTGGAGGGGCTGAAGCCAGCCAAGGCCGAAGAGCCCGAGGCGATTCCGCAGCTCGCAGAAGGTCCGGCAGTGACCCGGCGCGGCGACCTTTGGGCAATCGGACCGCACCGCTTGCTTTGCGGCGACGCCACCGACCCTCGCGACTACGCAACGCTGCTTGGCGACCGCAAGGCCAACGCCGTGTTTGTCGATCCGCCCTACAACGTGAAGATCGACGGCCATGTGAGCGGCCTTGGCAAGAACCAGCACCGTGAATTCGTCATGGCGAGCGGCGAAATGTCGAGCAAGGAGTTCAGGGAGTTCCTGCGAAAGGCCCTCACCAACCTCGCGGCATCGAGCGTTGACGGGGCGCTCAACTATATCGCGATGGACTGGCGCCACGAGATTGACGTCCATGCGGCAAGTGAGGGTGTGTACTCAAAGCACGTCAACACCTGCGTCTGGTTCAAGAAGAACGCAGGCATGGGTTCGTTCTATCGAAGCCAGCACGAGTTCTTCCTGGTTTTCCGGGTGGGAGATGCACAACACCAGAATCATGTGCAGCTCGGCGCGCATGGAAGGAACCGGAGCAACGTCTGGAACTACGCGGGCATGAATTCGTTCGCCAAGGGTCGCGATGAGAAGCTCGCGAGCCATCCGACGGTAAAGCCGGTCGCGCTGGTGGCTGACGCCATCCGCGACTGCTCAAAGCGGCGCGACATCGTGCTCGACAGCTTTGCAGGAAGTGGGACGACGCTCGTTGCCGCCCATCGGACTGGCCGGCGCGGCTTTGGAATGGAGCTTGACCCTAAATACTGCGATCTCATCCTGAAGCGCCTGCGCGAAGAGATGAAGGTCGAGCCGGTGCTGTTGCCGCTTGGCGACAAGTTCAGCGACGTCGCGCGCGAGCGTGCGCTCGAGCGCGAGCCGGCAGCAAAGTGCGATTCGGATCAGACGCCTCTTGATGAAGGGAGTCGCTGA
- a CDS encoding helix-turn-helix transcriptional regulator: MDVRRRVGLNVKNVRRERGLSQEGLAFECGLHRTYVSGVERGIRNPTVVVLEKIAEALKVPAGRLLDEPTRKPRAK, encoded by the coding sequence ATGGATGTGCGCCGGCGGGTCGGCCTCAATGTGAAGAATGTCCGCAGGGAGCGGGGGCTGAGCCAGGAAGGGCTTGCCTTCGAGTGCGGCCTGCACCGCACCTATGTCAGCGGCGTCGAGCGCGGGATTCGCAATCCCACCGTGGTGGTGTTGGAGAAGATTGCCGAGGCGCTGAAGGTGCCAGCTGGCCGGCTCCTGGATGAGCCCACGCGAAAGCCGAGGGCCAAGTAG